Proteins encoded by one window of Salvia splendens isolate huo1 chromosome 5, SspV2, whole genome shotgun sequence:
- the LOC121804124 gene encoding uncharacterized protein LOC121804124: MVLLKQNPPIFDGIGEPAKAETWICALERIINVLMCNNEERMTCVTYGSADIWWDTKMKTTPRDQVGRMTWENFKEEIYIKYVSTSYRKAKAAEFYNLTQGRMSVTEYDRALCDITQYAPEQVDTEYKLAERFRESLRHEIKMALASRGILTCAGSLTRVLDVEEAMPKERAM; encoded by the coding sequence ATGGTTTTGCTAAAGCAAAATCCTCCTATCTTCGATGGGATAGGAGAGCCAGCAAAGGCCGAGACTTGGATATGCGCTTTGGAGCGTATTATCAATGTTCTGATGTGCAACAATGAGGAACGAATGACTTGTGTGACCTATGGGTCAGCCGACATCtggtgggataccaagatgaagACTACGCCACGAGATCAAGTGGGTAGAATGACTTGGGAGAACTTTAAAGAGGAGATATATATCAAGTACGTATCAACGAGCTACCGAAAAGCAAAGGCGGCTGAGTTTTACAACTTAACCCAAGGACGCATGTCGGTGACGGAATATGATCGCGCGCTCTGCGATATAACCCAGTATGCACCTGAACAAGTTGACACTGAGTATAAACTGGCCGAAAGGTTCCGTGAGAGTCTAAGGCATGAGATAAAGATGGCATTAGCCAGTCGTGGAATACTTACATGCGCTGGATCATTGACCCGAGTGCTAGACGTGGAGgaagctatgcccaaggagagggcgaTGTGA
- the LOC121802767 gene encoding cytochrome P450 81Q32-like, with translation MELPLIFSITLTIVLSIFLIYKRPRHRLPPSPAVPLPILGHLHLLKQPLHRTFHRLSQSTGPIFSLKLGLRRAVVVSSPALVDECFTKNDVALANRPNIIIDEYIGYNHTTMSGAPYGDLWRSLRRIAAQEVLSGARLTAFSEIRHDEVKSMLLSLMEKETQQQKKSLSEKESRGFSEVELRPRLLKLSFNNMMRMLAPNNRKPR, from the exons ATGGAATTACCTCTTATCTTCTCCATAACTCTCACTATTGTACTATCTATCTTTCTCATCTACAAACGCCCCCGCCACCGCCTCCCGCCGAGCCCCGCCGTGCCTCTCCCAatcctcggccacctccacctcctCAAACAACCCCTCCACCGCACTTTCCACCGCCTCTCCCAATCCACCGGCCCCATCTTCTCCCTCAAGCTCGGCCTCCGCCGCGCCGTCGTCGTATCCTCTCCGGCTCTCGTCGACGAATGCTTCACCAAAAACGACGTCGCTTTGGCCAACCGCCCCAACATCATAATCGACGAGTACATCGGCTACAACCACACCACCATGTCCGGCGCCCCCTACGGCGATCTCTGGCGCAGCCTCCGCCGCATCGCCGCCCAGGAGGTCCTCTCCGGCGCCCGGCTCACCGCGTTTTCCGAAATCCGGCATGACGAGGTGAAATCGATGCTGCTTAGCCTCATGGAGAAAGAGACACAGCAACAAAAAAAATCGTTAAG TGAAAAAGAGAGTCGAGGGTTTTCGGAGGTAGAGCTAAGGCCAAGGCTGTTGAAGCTGTCGTTTAACAACATGATGAGAATGCTggcgccgaataatcgaaaaccgagataa
- the LOC121803491 gene encoding uncharacterized protein LOC121803491 — protein MQKEFPRTDIKGNPHIQSKLTSLKRNYNLLSNILDRSGVGFNVHGDFKIDCSDDQWDQIVKQDKEARQMRTKSWPFWDDWKVIFGKDRATGQNAEGVAEAAKNSSPDEPVTEIGESTADYHPSFDDFIGYEQVHATFGNNVVDDSSAHSGQNTNGPPPAPPKHKRKRKVSDDESGIVEMLGKMHSEANARLDTLAARIGYEMDLGKARKEIFRHLCDIPELTEIERYDLCDIIGKENSRLEIFTGLPDGSKPGYVKRVLEKESRT, from the exons ATGCAAAAGGAGTTCCCGAGAACTGATATAAAAGGTAATCCACATATTCAATCTAAGCTAACCTCGTTGAAAAGGAACTACAACCTGCTGTCAAACATCCTGGACCGGAGTGGAGTTGGTTTCAATGTGCACGGAGATTTCAAGATTGACTGCTCTGATGATCAATGGGATCAAATCGTCAAG CAAGACAAAGAGGCTCGCCAAATGCGCACAAAGTCTTGGCCATTCTGGGATGACTGGAAGGTTATCTTCGGGAAAGATAGGGCAACTGGACAAAATGCCGAAGGAGTAGCCGAGGCAGCAAAGAATAGCTCTCCAGATGAGCCTGTGACTGAAATCGGTGAGAGTACTGCTGATTACCACCCAAGCTTCGACGATTTCATCGGTTACGAGCAAGTTCATGCAACGTTTGGGAACAATGTCGTGGATGATAGTAGTGCGCACAGCGGACAGAACACAAACGGTCCCCCACCGGCTCCTCCGAAGCATAAGCGCAAACGCAAAGTTAGCGATGACGAATCTGGTATCGTCGAAATGCTTGGAAAGATGCACTCTGAGGCGAACGCGCGTTTGGACACTCTGGCAGCGCGGATTGGCTACGAAATGGATCTCGGGAAAGCAAGAAAAGAAATATTTCGTCATCTGTGCGACATACCTGAACTGACTGAGATCGAAAGGTACGATCTTTGCGATATAATTGGCAAGGAGAACTCTAGACTTGAGATTTTCACAGGTCTCCCTGACGGTTCGAAGCCCGGATACGTTAAGCGGGTCCTGGAAAAGGAGAGTCGCACCTAG